One stretch of Corynebacterium imitans DNA includes these proteins:
- the uvrA gene encoding excinuclease ABC subunit UvrA, with protein sequence MAEWLTVRGAREHNLKGVDIALPRDKMAVFTGLSGSGKSSLAFDTIFAEGQRRYVESLSSYARMFLGQMDKPDVDYIDGLSPAVSIDQKSTNRNPRSTVGTITEIYDYLRLLYSRAGTPHCPQCDAVIQRQTPQQIVDQILQYEERTKFQVLAPIVRKRKGEFQDLFADLAAQGYSRVNVDGETYQLSDPPKLEKQIKHTIDVVVDRLQVKASQKQRLTDSVETALKLADGLVGFDFVDLEADDPERVQIFSEKMACPNGHKLDVEEYEPRAFSFNSPFGACPACDGLGVRKEIDTDLVIPDPDAPAVDAFQPWNSSPNKKYFVRLIEALAKEEDFDAHAPFSSLTKTQQKHLVQGSSTKVSVRYKNRYGRQRSFTAAYEGVIGYLERKLEQAETDTQKDRLLAYTREVPCPTCKGARLKPEILAVRLDSTTHGERSIAGLTELSIEDASEYLDNLVLGYREEMIAGAVLREIQARLHFLLDVGLNYLTLARSAGTLSGGEAQRIRLATQIGSGLAGVLYVLDEPSIGLHQRDNNRLIATLKKLRDLGNTLVVVEHDEDTIREADWLIDIGPRAGEYGGEVVYQGEPEGLKEAENSITGDYLAGRKKIEVPATRRPVDADRTIKVVGARENNLQNVEVEIPLGLLVAVTGVSGSGKSTLVNEILAKTLQNELNGARQVPGRVKRVEGLDSLDKLVQVDQSPIGRTPRSNPATYTGVFDKIRNLFAETQEAKVRGYKAGRFSFNVKGGRCEACRGDGTIKIEMNFLPDVYVPCEVCGGARYNRETLEVRYKGKTIAEVLDMPISEAAEFFEPISSIHRYLATLVDVGLGYVRLGQSATTLSGGEAQRVKLATELQKRSNGRTIYILDEPTTGLHFEDIRKLMLVLNGLVEKGNTVLVIEHNLDVVKSADWIIDMGPEGGSGGGTVVAQGTPEDVAQVEGSFTGEYLQRVLV encoded by the coding sequence GTGGCTGAATGGCTCACGGTGCGCGGCGCGCGCGAACATAACCTTAAGGGCGTAGATATCGCCCTACCGCGCGACAAGATGGCCGTGTTTACTGGGCTTTCCGGCTCCGGCAAATCCTCCCTGGCCTTCGACACCATCTTTGCTGAAGGGCAGCGGCGCTACGTGGAATCGCTTTCCTCGTACGCCCGCATGTTCCTCGGGCAGATGGACAAGCCCGACGTCGATTACATCGACGGCTTGAGCCCGGCGGTCTCGATCGACCAGAAGTCCACGAACCGCAACCCGCGCTCGACGGTAGGCACGATCACCGAGATTTATGACTACCTGCGCCTGCTCTACTCGCGCGCGGGCACCCCGCACTGCCCGCAGTGTGATGCGGTGATCCAGCGGCAGACGCCGCAGCAGATCGTGGACCAGATCCTGCAGTACGAGGAGCGGACGAAGTTCCAGGTGCTCGCGCCCATCGTGCGCAAGCGCAAGGGAGAGTTCCAGGACCTGTTCGCCGACCTGGCCGCGCAGGGCTACTCGCGCGTCAATGTCGACGGCGAGACCTACCAGCTTTCTGACCCGCCGAAGCTGGAAAAGCAGATCAAGCACACCATCGACGTGGTCGTCGACCGCCTGCAGGTCAAAGCAAGCCAGAAGCAGCGCCTCACCGATTCCGTTGAGACCGCGCTCAAGCTTGCCGACGGGCTGGTCGGCTTCGATTTCGTCGACCTCGAGGCGGACGACCCGGAGCGCGTGCAGATCTTTTCGGAGAAGATGGCCTGCCCCAACGGGCACAAGCTGGACGTGGAGGAATATGAGCCCCGCGCCTTCTCCTTCAACTCGCCCTTCGGCGCGTGTCCTGCCTGCGACGGGTTGGGCGTGCGCAAGGAGATCGACACCGACCTGGTCATCCCGGACCCGGACGCGCCGGCCGTGGACGCCTTCCAGCCGTGGAACTCCAGCCCGAATAAGAAGTACTTCGTGCGGCTGATCGAGGCGCTAGCGAAGGAAGAGGACTTCGACGCGCATGCGCCGTTTTCCTCGCTGACGAAGACGCAGCAGAAGCATTTGGTGCAGGGCTCGAGCACGAAGGTCAGCGTGCGCTACAAGAACCGCTACGGGCGGCAGCGCTCGTTCACCGCGGCCTACGAGGGCGTGATCGGCTACCTCGAGCGCAAACTCGAGCAGGCGGAGACGGACACGCAGAAGGACCGCCTGTTGGCGTATACCCGCGAGGTGCCGTGCCCGACGTGTAAGGGCGCGCGCCTGAAGCCGGAGATTCTTGCGGTGCGGCTGGATTCGACCACGCACGGCGAGCGTTCGATCGCGGGGCTGACCGAGCTTTCCATCGAAGACGCTTCTGAGTACCTGGACAACCTGGTGCTGGGCTACCGCGAGGAGATGATCGCGGGTGCCGTGCTGCGCGAGATCCAGGCGCGCCTGCATTTCCTGTTGGACGTCGGCCTGAACTACCTTACTTTGGCCAGGTCCGCGGGCACGCTCTCCGGCGGCGAGGCACAGCGCATCCGCCTGGCCACCCAGATCGGCTCCGGGCTGGCGGGCGTGCTCTACGTGTTGGACGAGCCGTCGATTGGCTTGCACCAGCGCGACAACAACCGCTTGATTGCCACGCTGAAGAAGCTGCGGGATCTGGGCAACACGCTTGTCGTGGTGGAGCACGACGAGGACACGATTCGCGAGGCGGACTGGCTCATCGACATCGGCCCGCGTGCAGGCGAGTACGGCGGGGAAGTGGTCTACCAGGGAGAGCCGGAGGGCCTGAAGGAGGCCGAGAACTCGATCACGGGTGATTACCTCGCCGGCAGGAAGAAGATCGAGGTGCCTGCCACGCGCCGCCCGGTGGATGCGGATCGCACCATCAAGGTGGTCGGCGCGCGGGAGAACAACCTGCAAAACGTCGAGGTGGAGATCCCGCTTGGCCTGCTCGTGGCCGTGACCGGTGTCTCGGGATCCGGCAAGTCCACGCTGGTCAACGAGATTCTGGCGAAGACGCTGCAAAACGAGCTCAACGGTGCGCGCCAGGTGCCGGGGCGGGTGAAGCGCGTCGAGGGCCTCGACTCGCTGGACAAGCTCGTGCAGGTGGACCAGAGTCCGATCGGGCGCACGCCGCGCTCGAACCCGGCAACGTACACCGGCGTGTTTGACAAGATCCGTAACCTCTTCGCGGAGACGCAGGAGGCGAAGGTGCGCGGGTACAAGGCAGGCCGCTTCTCCTTCAACGTGAAGGGCGGGCGCTGCGAAGCCTGCCGCGGCGATGGCACTATCAAGATCGAGATGAACTTCCTGCCGGACGTGTACGTGCCCTGCGAGGTCTGCGGGGGTGCGCGCTACAACCGCGAAACGCTCGAGGTGCGCTACAAGGGCAAGACCATCGCCGAGGTGCTGGACATGCCAATTTCCGAGGCAGCAGAGTTCTTCGAGCCGATCTCGTCCATCCACCGTTACCTCGCCACGCTTGTCGACGTCGGGTTGGGCTACGTACGCCTCGGCCAGTCCGCAACGACCTTGTCCGGCGGCGAAGCGCAGCGCGTGAAACTGGCAACCGAGCTGCAGAAGCGCTCCAACGGGCGCACGATCTACATCCTTGACGAGCCGACCACCGGCCTGCACTTTGAGGACATTCGCAAGCTCATGCTGGTGCTCAACGGCCTGGTAGAGAAGGGCAACACTGTGTTGGTCATCGAGCACAACCTAGACGTGGTCAAGTCCGCGGACTGGATCATCGACATGGGTCCCGAGGGCGGCTCCGGCGGCGGCACGGTGGTCGCGCAGGGCACTCCCGAAGACGTGGCGCAGGTCGAGGGCTCCTTCACAGGCGAGTATTTGCAGCGCGTGCTCGTCTAA
- the infC gene encoding translation initiation factor IF-3 — MSAEARINERIRVPEVRLVGPSGEQVGIVRTDDARKLAYDADLDLVEVAPKAKPPVAKIMDYGKYKYEQDQKAREARKNQQQTVVKEQKFRPKIDEHDYQTKKNNVERFLEKGNKVKVTIMFRGREQSRPELGFRLLERLADDIGELGVVESRPKQDGRNMTMVFGPARKGKK, encoded by the coding sequence ATCAGCGCTGAAGCTCGAATCAACGAACGCATCCGCGTTCCGGAAGTTCGCCTTGTCGGTCCGTCCGGCGAGCAGGTGGGCATCGTCCGTACGGATGACGCTCGCAAGTTGGCATACGACGCCGACCTTGACTTGGTCGAGGTGGCACCGAAGGCCAAGCCGCCCGTAGCCAAGATCATGGACTACGGCAAGTACAAGTACGAGCAGGATCAGAAGGCCCGCGAAGCGCGCAAAAACCAGCAGCAGACCGTGGTCAAGGAACAGAAGTTCCGCCCGAAGATCGATGAGCACGACTACCAGACGAAGAAGAACAACGTCGAGCGCTTCCTGGAGAAGGGCAACAAGGTCAAGGTCACTATCATGTTCCGCGGCCGCGAGCAGTCCCGTCCGGAGCTTGGCTTCCGTCTGCTTGAGCGTCTCGCCGATGACATCGGCGAGCTGGGCGTGGTCGAGTCCCGCCCGAAGCAGGACGGTCGCAACATGACGATGGTCTTTGGTCCGGCTCGCAAGGGCAAGAAGTAG
- the rpmI gene encoding 50S ribosomal protein L35, which produces MKQKTHKGTAKRIKVNGKGKLRREQAGKRHLNESMTSKRRRKLSGTTDVARADQKRIKRLLGKA; this is translated from the coding sequence ATGAAGCAGAAGACCCACAAGGGCACCGCAAAGCGCATCAAGGTTAACGGCAAGGGCAAGCTGCGTCGTGAGCAGGCCGGTAAGCGCCACCTCAACGAGTCGATGACCTCGAAGCGTCGTCGCAAGTTGTCCGGCACGACCGACGTGGCCCGCGCAGACCAGAAGCGCATCAAGCGCCTGCTGGGCAAGGCTTAA
- the rplT gene encoding 50S ribosomal protein L20, whose product MARVKRSVNAKKKRRAILKSAKGYRGQRSRLYRKAKEQWLHSQTYAYRDRRKRKSEFRKLWIQRINAAARLNDITYNRLIHGLKLAEVEVDRKILAELAVNDFAAFSAICEIAKNALPEDVNAPKAA is encoded by the coding sequence ATGGCACGTGTGAAGCGTTCAGTCAACGCCAAGAAGAAGCGCCGCGCGATTCTGAAGTCCGCGAAGGGCTACCGCGGCCAGCGTTCCCGCCTGTACCGTAAGGCGAAAGAGCAGTGGCTGCACTCCCAGACCTACGCCTACCGCGACCGTCGTAAGCGTAAGAGCGAGTTCCGCAAGCTGTGGATCCAGCGCATCAACGCTGCTGCTCGTCTCAACGACATCACCTACAACCGCCTCATCCACGGCCTGAAGCTGGCTGAGGTCGAGGTCGACCGCAAGATTCTCGCTGAGCTTGCCGTCAACGACTTCGCTGCGTTCTCCGCTATCTGCGAGATCGCTAAGAACGCCCTCCCGGAGGACGTCAACGCACCGAAGGCTGCATAA
- a CDS encoding TM2 domain-containing protein, producing MTNPYSNSGKRESPYVSSFQNDWAEYGAQAPSWQPPQSLSESGAVPSGQEQPRSWVITVLLCLFLGVFGAHSFYAGYTKRGLIQLGLYLAGWFTTAVLIGFLFWFALVIWVIVDLCMVFTRSGTFRTDARGVRLLR from the coding sequence ATGACGAACCCCTACAGCAACAGTGGAAAGCGCGAGTCACCGTACGTGTCCAGCTTTCAGAATGACTGGGCGGAGTACGGTGCGCAGGCTCCCAGCTGGCAGCCACCGCAGTCGCTGTCGGAGTCTGGGGCGGTGCCATCGGGCCAGGAGCAACCGCGCTCGTGGGTGATCACCGTGCTGCTGTGCTTGTTCTTGGGCGTTTTCGGCGCGCACAGTTTCTACGCCGGCTACACCAAGCGCGGGCTTATCCAACTCGGCCTTTACTTGGCTGGCTGGTTCACGACTGCGGTGCTCATCGGCTTCCTGTTCTGGTTTGCACTGGTGATTTGGGTGATCGTGGATCTGTGCATGGTGTTCACCCGCAGCGGAACGTTTCGCACGGATGCACGCGGAGTGCGGCTCCTGCGCTAG
- a CDS encoding TrmH family RNA methyltransferase, translating to MALDFSQPFTERTPRVINAAKLHRAQARKKAKQFLVEGENSVEAAVATGAATDLFVTERAADEFAEIVTTAEYMDVYTHAITDQAAKHMTDMVSTTGIFAVCKPALWTVGAALRGNPQFVAVGVETNDPGNAGTIIRIADATGANAVIFAGDTVDPESSKVVRASAGSLFHLPVARERNIKDVVGQLKAQGLQIVATAMDGEVPLDEASEVLAKPTAWLFGNEAHGLPSELLELADHRVSIPIKGSAESLNLATAAAMCMWESSKAL from the coding sequence ATGGCACTCGATTTCTCCCAACCTTTTACCGAGCGCACCCCGCGCGTTATCAATGCGGCAAAGCTGCACCGGGCGCAGGCGCGCAAGAAAGCAAAACAGTTCCTCGTGGAGGGGGAGAACTCCGTCGAGGCGGCGGTAGCCACGGGGGCGGCCACAGACTTGTTTGTCACCGAGCGTGCCGCCGATGAGTTTGCGGAGATCGTCACCACCGCCGAGTACATGGATGTGTACACCCACGCGATCACGGATCAGGCCGCAAAGCACATGACGGACATGGTGAGCACCACCGGCATTTTCGCGGTGTGCAAGCCGGCGCTGTGGACCGTTGGTGCCGCGCTGCGCGGAAATCCGCAGTTCGTCGCGGTCGGGGTGGAGACAAATGACCCTGGCAACGCGGGCACCATCATCCGTATCGCGGACGCGACCGGTGCCAACGCGGTAATTTTCGCCGGCGACACGGTCGACCCGGAATCTTCCAAGGTGGTGCGCGCCTCGGCAGGCTCGCTGTTCCACCTGCCTGTGGCCCGGGAACGCAACATCAAGGATGTCGTAGGCCAGCTGAAGGCGCAGGGCCTGCAGATTGTGGCGACGGCAATGGATGGGGAGGTCCCGCTCGATGAGGCCAGCGAGGTGCTGGCGAAGCCGACTGCGTGGTTGTTCGGCAACGAGGCGCACGGGCTGCCCTCGGAGCTTCTCGAACTCGCGGACCACCGCGTCTCCATCCCGATCAAGGGCAGTGCAGAGTCGCTGAACCTGGCGACCGCCGCGGCAATGTGCATGTGGGAGTCCTCGAAGGCGCTCTAA
- the pheS gene encoding phenylalanine--tRNA ligase subunit alpha has translation MSETPEIQLTEEALDAAAAAAIEAFEHAADLPALEEAHRQHLGEKAFIPQARRSLGSLPKDQRKDAGRMVNMARGRVEKRYAQLRKLREAEYREQQLKEEAVDVTLPTTRRQVGAMHPITTLSEQIADIFIGMGWEIADGPEVEAEYFNFDALNFIPDHPARTLQDTFYIGAEDSKQVMRTHTSPVQVRSLLERDVPLYIACPGRVFRTDELDATHTPVFHQIEGLAVDKGLTMAHLRGTLDHLAKTLFGPQAKTRMRTNYFPFTEPSAEVDVWFENKKGGAGWIEWGGCGMVNPNVLRAVGVDPTEYQGFAFGMGLERTLQFRNGLTDMRDMVEGDVRFTLPFGVQA, from the coding sequence GTGTCCGAGACTCCCGAGATCCAACTGACCGAGGAGGCACTCGACGCCGCCGCCGCGGCAGCTATCGAGGCCTTTGAGCACGCAGCCGACCTGCCCGCGCTGGAAGAAGCACACCGGCAGCATCTGGGGGAGAAGGCCTTTATCCCGCAGGCACGCCGCTCCCTTGGTTCGCTGCCGAAGGACCAGCGCAAGGATGCGGGGCGGATGGTGAATATGGCGCGAGGTCGCGTCGAGAAGCGCTATGCCCAGCTGCGCAAGCTGCGCGAGGCGGAGTACCGCGAGCAGCAGCTCAAGGAAGAGGCTGTGGATGTCACCTTGCCCACGACCCGTCGGCAGGTGGGTGCGATGCACCCGATCACCACGTTGAGTGAGCAGATCGCGGACATTTTCATCGGCATGGGCTGGGAGATCGCGGACGGCCCGGAGGTTGAGGCGGAGTACTTCAACTTCGATGCGCTGAACTTCATCCCGGATCACCCTGCGCGCACCCTGCAGGACACCTTTTACATCGGTGCGGAGGATTCCAAGCAGGTCATGCGCACGCACACCTCGCCGGTGCAGGTGCGCTCCCTGCTTGAGCGTGACGTGCCGCTGTACATCGCGTGCCCGGGCCGCGTGTTCCGCACTGATGAGCTGGACGCGACGCATACCCCGGTCTTCCACCAGATCGAGGGGCTTGCGGTGGATAAGGGCCTGACGATGGCCCACCTGCGCGGCACGCTCGACCACCTGGCAAAGACGCTGTTCGGGCCGCAGGCAAAGACCCGCATGCGCACGAACTACTTCCCGTTCACCGAGCCGAGTGCCGAGGTGGACGTGTGGTTTGAGAACAAGAAGGGCGGCGCTGGCTGGATCGAGTGGGGTGGCTGCGGCATGGTCAACCCGAACGTGCTGCGTGCTGTTGGCGTGGACCCGACCGAGTACCAGGGCTTCGCGTTTGGCATGGGCCTGGAGCGCACGCTGCAGTTCCGCAACGGGCTGACTGATATGCGCGACATGGTTGAGGGCGATGTGCGTTTCACCCTGCCGTTCGGTGTACAGGCTTAA
- the pheT gene encoding phenylalanine--tRNA ligase subunit beta, whose amino-acid sequence MLISKNWLTRLLQGAGNEGWTVTDEELDAGFVRVGFETEGYAPIEETTGPLVLGRVAEIEELTGFKKPIRYCQVDVGQANGTGELQGIICGARNFALGDYVVVSLPGAVLPGGFEIAARKTYDHISNGMMASTAELGMTQKSEGIITLPEGLGNPGDDAREILQLADTIFDVNVTPDRGYALSARGLMRELASAFDLKFADPAQDPQVAGVDTSAVPAPQGSLNDVTLNPDTRASRFGLAKVEGIDPAAQAPFWMQRELMLSGIRSVNAATDVTNYVMLLLGQPMHAFDADKISGNLTVRKAQAGEEFETLDHSTRKLRDSDVVIADEAGIQSLAGVMGGVTSEISETTTNVYFEAATWDELTVAKTARHHKLSSESSRRFERGVDPAIVEVALDVACALLQDIAGGTIATGRTLVGEVPQREPIALGAQHPSQLIGVDYSAEVITRRLEEVGCQVASEGERFLVTPPTWRGDLNEDVELIEEIVRLEGLDAIPSILPTPRGGRGLTPAQKRRRAVTHALAYAGYAEIIPTPFIANDTFDTWGLDADDPRRNTVLVQNPLDNDYGVLATTLLPSMLEAVGKNVARGRADLAIYSVAQTSFKRAESSPMPSVAARPDEATIAELLASVPEQPLYAATVAVGDAEAEGPLGEARAYTWADAIESARVVARAAGVELEVAAADYLPWHPGRCAELRVGETVVGHAGELHPQVLEALELPPRVCAMELDLSALPFDAVLPAPKLSAYPALHQDIALVVDESVPAEKVREVVAEGAGELLESVTLFDVYRSEQLGADKKSLAFGLVFRAPDRTLTEDEASEGRLAAAEAAKERFGAEMRG is encoded by the coding sequence ATGCTGATTTCTAAGAACTGGCTCACCCGCCTGCTGCAAGGTGCTGGCAACGAAGGCTGGACGGTTACCGACGAGGAGCTCGACGCGGGATTCGTGCGCGTTGGGTTCGAGACCGAGGGCTACGCGCCGATTGAAGAGACGACCGGGCCGCTCGTGCTCGGCCGCGTCGCGGAGATCGAGGAGCTCACCGGCTTTAAGAAGCCGATCCGTTACTGCCAGGTCGACGTGGGCCAGGCCAACGGCACTGGCGAGTTGCAGGGCATCATCTGCGGCGCGCGCAACTTTGCGCTGGGCGACTACGTTGTGGTGTCGCTGCCGGGAGCAGTGCTGCCCGGCGGTTTCGAGATCGCCGCGCGGAAGACCTACGACCATATCTCCAACGGCATGATGGCCTCGACAGCCGAGCTGGGCATGACGCAGAAGAGCGAGGGCATCATCACGCTGCCCGAGGGGCTGGGGAACCCGGGCGATGACGCGCGGGAGATCCTGCAACTCGCCGACACGATTTTTGACGTCAACGTCACCCCGGACCGCGGCTACGCGCTCTCGGCGCGCGGCCTGATGCGTGAGCTCGCCTCCGCCTTTGACCTGAAGTTTGCCGACCCCGCGCAGGACCCGCAGGTCGCAGGCGTCGACACGTCGGCGGTGCCCGCACCGCAGGGCTCGCTTAACGACGTCACGCTGAACCCCGACACCCGCGCCTCCCGCTTCGGCCTGGCCAAGGTGGAGGGCATCGACCCGGCAGCGCAAGCCCCGTTCTGGATGCAGCGCGAGCTCATGCTGTCCGGCATCCGCTCCGTCAACGCCGCCACGGACGTGACCAACTACGTCATGCTGCTGCTCGGCCAGCCGATGCACGCTTTCGACGCGGACAAGATCTCCGGGAACCTCACCGTGCGCAAGGCGCAGGCGGGCGAGGAGTTCGAGACGCTGGACCACTCCACCCGTAAGCTTCGGGACAGTGACGTGGTCATTGCGGACGAAGCGGGCATCCAGTCGCTGGCCGGCGTGATGGGCGGGGTGACCTCGGAGATCTCCGAGACCACCACGAACGTCTACTTCGAGGCTGCGACGTGGGACGAACTGACCGTGGCGAAGACGGCGCGCCACCACAAGCTGAGCTCCGAGTCTTCGCGCCGTTTCGAGCGCGGCGTGGATCCGGCGATTGTGGAGGTGGCCCTGGACGTTGCCTGCGCGCTGCTGCAAGACATTGCCGGCGGCACCATTGCCACCGGCCGCACGCTGGTTGGCGAAGTACCGCAGCGCGAGCCGATCGCGCTTGGGGCGCAGCACCCCTCGCAGCTGATCGGCGTGGACTACAGCGCGGAGGTCATCACGCGCCGCCTCGAGGAAGTTGGCTGCCAGGTCGCCTCAGAAGGCGAGCGCTTCCTGGTGACCCCGCCAACCTGGCGTGGTGACCTGAACGAGGACGTGGAGCTGATCGAGGAGATCGTGCGCCTCGAGGGGCTCGACGCGATCCCGTCGATCCTGCCGACCCCGCGCGGTGGGCGAGGACTCACCCCGGCGCAGAAGCGCCGCCGCGCGGTGACCCACGCGCTGGCGTACGCAGGCTATGCGGAAATCATCCCGACCCCGTTCATTGCCAACGACACCTTCGACACCTGGGGCCTGGACGCGGACGACCCGCGCCGCAACACCGTGCTGGTGCAGAACCCCCTGGACAACGACTACGGTGTGCTCGCCACCACGCTTCTGCCCTCCATGCTGGAGGCCGTGGGCAAGAATGTTGCCCGCGGCAGGGCAGACCTGGCCATCTACTCGGTGGCGCAGACCAGTTTCAAGCGAGCGGAGTCCTCGCCGATGCCGAGCGTGGCTGCGCGCCCGGACGAAGCAACCATCGCGGAGCTGCTTGCCTCGGTACCGGAGCAGCCACTGTACGCCGCGACCGTCGCGGTCGGCGACGCGGAGGCGGAGGGTCCGCTTGGTGAGGCGCGCGCCTACACCTGGGCGGATGCCATCGAGTCCGCGCGCGTGGTTGCCCGCGCCGCAGGTGTGGAGCTCGAGGTCGCCGCTGCGGACTACCTGCCGTGGCACCCGGGCCGCTGCGCGGAACTGCGTGTGGGCGAGACCGTGGTAGGCCACGCCGGTGAGCTGCACCCGCAGGTGCTTGAGGCACTCGAGCTGCCGCCGCGCGTGTGCGCGATGGAACTCGACCTCTCCGCGCTGCCCTTTGACGCGGTGCTGCCCGCCCCGAAGCTGTCCGCCTACCCGGCGCTGCACCAGGACATCGCCCTGGTGGTGGACGAGTCGGTACCCGCAGAGAAGGTGCGCGAGGTCGTCGCAGAGGGTGCCGGTGAGCTGCTCGAGTCGGTCACGCTTTTCGACGTCTACCGCTCCGAGCAGCTCGGCGCTGACAAGAAGTCGCTGGCGTTTGGCCTGGTCTTCCGCGCGCCAGATCGCACGCTGACCGAGGACGAGGCTTCGGAGGGCCGCTTGGCGGCAGCGGAAGCGGCGAAGGAACGCTTTGGCGCGGAGATGCGTGGCTAA
- the argC gene encoding N-acetyl-gamma-glutamyl-phosphate reductase — MTLNVAVAGATGYAGGEILRLLLRHPAYESGALTIGALTGNSNAGQRVGELMPHLPELSDRVIEQTTPEVLAGHDVVFLGLPHGFSAEIGKALPDETVVIDCAADFRLRDAAAWQHYYGSEHAGSWPYGIPEMLGHREALRGATRIAVPGCFPTGATLAALPAVAAGVCEPVLRVVAITGVSGGGKKASVGMLGAETMGSLKAYKTAGTHRHTPEIMQNIAEVTDAPVNVSFTPVLAPLPRGILTTITAPLAQGATKESVRAAYEAAYKDEPFVHLLPEGAQPQTQNVVGSNMCHLQVEVDEGAGVVLMTSAIDNLTKGTGGAAVQCMNLALGYAETDGLPRQGVAP, encoded by the coding sequence ATGACACTGAACGTAGCAGTCGCCGGGGCGACCGGGTACGCAGGCGGGGAGATCCTCCGCCTGCTTTTGCGTCACCCGGCCTATGAATCAGGCGCGCTGACCATCGGCGCGCTCACCGGGAACTCGAATGCGGGCCAGCGCGTCGGCGAGCTTATGCCGCACCTGCCGGAGCTGTCAGATCGCGTGATCGAGCAGACCACGCCCGAGGTGCTCGCTGGACACGATGTCGTCTTTTTGGGCCTGCCGCACGGCTTTTCCGCCGAGATCGGCAAGGCGCTGCCGGACGAGACCGTGGTGATCGACTGCGCCGCCGACTTCCGGCTGCGCGATGCCGCCGCCTGGCAGCACTACTACGGCAGCGAACACGCTGGTTCGTGGCCCTACGGCATTCCGGAGATGCTCGGGCACCGCGAGGCGCTGCGCGGTGCGACCCGGATCGCGGTGCCCGGCTGTTTCCCCACTGGCGCGACGCTGGCGGCGCTGCCTGCGGTTGCTGCGGGTGTGTGCGAGCCTGTCCTTCGCGTGGTGGCGATCACTGGAGTTTCCGGCGGGGGCAAGAAGGCGTCGGTAGGCATGCTCGGGGCGGAGACCATGGGCTCGCTCAAGGCTTATAAGACTGCCGGAACGCACCGTCACACGCCGGAAATTATGCAGAATATTGCCGAGGTGACCGACGCCCCGGTGAACGTGAGCTTCACGCCGGTGCTTGCGCCGCTGCCGCGCGGCATCCTCACCACCATCACGGCACCGCTGGCGCAGGGCGCAACGAAGGAGTCTGTGCGCGCTGCCTACGAGGCCGCGTACAAGGACGAGCCTTTCGTCCACCTGCTGCCGGAGGGCGCGCAGCCGCAGACCCAGAATGTGGTCGGCTCGAACATGTGCCACCTGCAGGTCGAGGTGGATGAAGGGGCTGGCGTGGTGCTGATGACCTCGGCGATCGACAACCTGACTAAGGGCACCGGCGGGGCGGCGGTGCAGTGCATGAACTTGGCGCTTGGGTACGCGGAGACGGATGGACTCCCGCGACAGGGCGTTGCTCCTTAA